The Agelaius phoeniceus isolate bAgePho1 chromosome 4, bAgePho1.hap1, whole genome shotgun sequence genome includes a region encoding these proteins:
- the LOC129120363 gene encoding uncharacterized protein LOC129120363, whose translation MPQRRAVPTLTSLCLQSLAQHMQSLWAKDYSDNYLDEYEFRFLVGPFNDLACGLVQELLRLLGTSRRLSRAALHLLLLPHLRQLSLRACPALANNALGHLIVLRCQGLSVLELGGCGRLSPSVLVDLAEGLPRLSRLGLAHTQANLQVLSAVGSCCRHLRELDVTGCRKVTPRALRHLAYDPAERSPGCPVLRVLLARDLEHAGDGDAVAAVAFVLLALPCLEVLAHGALPDALRLLHSGELGGTQDSEGFPSLEELARGREAAKEGAPLTLPLRQLEEVEEDALSTVHAVCPQAQEVSVWLGDSPGSSGLRELPGWRRLSRVTLGCSGRHGRALAELLPLAQGLGTRLRALTLHGFTCRDPLSLPTLLASCPGLQSFSAELEVPPDPHAHQEPPEEEPPGPAPRWATDLLPRGLPQLQSFSLSLAGPVPAAHGPVLSSTLASVLCGAPRLQTLRLLALPFPLDSVLEPALPGLRELRELSLAGSRVSPSAVWQLLGSEGPLRRLELSRCPDIHRRDYDSFLQEVRKQRLELDITWE comes from the exons ATGCCCCAGCGCCGGGCTGTGCCCACGCTGACCTcgctgtgcctgcagagcctggcccagcacaTGCAGAGCCTCTGGGCCAAGGACTACAGTGACAATTACCTGGACGAGTACGAGTTCCGCTTCCTCGTGGGGCCCTTCAACGACCTGG CCTGCGggctggtgcaggagctgctgcggCTGCTGGGGACGAGCCGGCGGCTGTCGCGGGCAGCgctgcacctgctgctgctgccacacctGCGCCAGCTCAGCCTgagagcctgccctgccctggccaacaACGCCCTGGGGCACCTCATCGTGCTGCGCTGCCAG GGTCTGAGCGTGCTGGAGCTGGGCGGCTGCGGGCGGCTCTCGCCGTCCGTGCTGGTGGACCTGGCCGAGGGGCTGCCCCGCCTGAGCCGCCTGGGGCTGGCCCACACCCAGGCCAACCTCCAGGTGCTGTCGGCCGTGGGCTCCTGCTGCCGCCACCTGCGGGAGCTCGATGTCACCGGCTGCAGGAAGGTGACACCGCGCGCCCTGCGCCACCTGGCCTACGACCCTGCCGAGCGGAGCCCGGGCTGTCCCGTGCTCCGGGTGCTGCTGGCCCGCGACCTGGAGCACGCCGGGGACGGGGACGCGGTGGCTGCCGTGGCCTTcgtgctgctggccctgccgtGCCTGGAGGTGCTGGCACACGGTGCCCTGCCGGATGCCCTGCGGTTGCTGCACTCAGGGGAGCTGGGTGGCACCCAGGACTCCGAGGGATTCCCCTCGCTGGAGGAGCTGGCCCGGGGCCGGGAGGCTGCAAAGGAGGGAGCCCCGCTCACGCTGCCCCTGcggcagctggaggaggtggaggaggacgCCCTGAGCACCGTCCACGCCGTGTGTCCCCAGGCCCAGGAGGTCAGCGTGTGGCTTGGGGACAGTCCTGGCTCCTCAGGGCTCCGGGAGCTGCCGGGCTGGCGTCGCCTGTCCCGAGTGACGCTGGGCTGCTCCGGGCGGCACGGCCGGgcgctggcagagctgctgccgcTGGCACAGGGCCTGGGCACCCGCCTGCGTGCCCTGACCCTGCACGGCTTCACCTGCCGGGACCCTCTCTCACTGCCCACCCTCCTCGCCAGCTGCCCCGGCCTGCAGAGCTTCAGCGCCGAGCTGGAAGTGCCACCGGACCCCCACGCCCACCAGGAGCCCCCCGAGGAGGAGCCCCCCGGCCCGGCACCACGCTGGGCCACCGACCTGCTGCCCcgggggctgccccagctccagagctTCTCGCTGAGCCTGGCCGGGCCCGTTCCAGCCGCACACGGGCCGGTGCTGAGCTCCACGCTGGCCTCGGTGCTGTGCGGGGCCCCGCGGCTGCAGACCCTGCGCCTGCTGGCGCTGCCCTTCCCGCTGGACTCGGTGCTggagccggcgctgccggggctgcgggagctGCGGGAGCTGTCGCTGGCCGGGAGCCGCGTGTCCCCCAGCGCCgtgtggcagctgctgggctccGAGGGGCCCCTGCGGCGCCTGGAGCTGTCCCGCTGCCCCGACATCCACCGGCGCGACTACGACAGCTTCCTGCAGGAGGTGAGGAAGCAGCGCCTGGAGCTGGACATCACCTGGGAGTAG